One genomic region from Edaphobacter dinghuensis encodes:
- the fucP gene encoding L-fucose:H+ symporter permease — protein MQISTPVGGSTKVDDGTKHPMFPVGHLLPFIFVTVLFFLWGMSNNLTDILVQQFRKSFELSQFSAQLVQTANFFGYFCMAIPAALLMRKWGYKAGMVTGLVIFGAGMVLFWPAAVSGQYSLFLIALFTVGSGASVLETAANPFIAQFGDPHTSEQRLNFSQAFNPPGTITGVLIGTYFIFSGVEPNAVQIAAMKLAGTYHAYLHSEIMRVVPTYLTFGVVVLLCALILSRTKFPVMTSEHEGEGENHGSFGELLRVPAIWIAVAANFCNVGAQISSWSSLIPYMKQYTIVSERTAALYLLATLIAMAAGRFVSTPLMRFVRPSRMLALYGVVNALLMLVAVNRPGLMGAWAVVASGFFISIMYPTIFALGLKGLGRNTKIGGSLLVMAIVGGAIFPPVAGLIARQTGSVALGYLVPMAGFCGVALYGFYQSTQRSLLSGPAY, from the coding sequence ATGCAGATTTCTACGCCGGTTGGCGGAAGTACGAAGGTTGATGATGGCACGAAGCACCCCATGTTTCCTGTGGGGCACCTGCTGCCGTTTATTTTTGTGACGGTACTGTTTTTTCTGTGGGGGATGTCGAATAACCTGACCGACATTCTGGTGCAGCAGTTCAGAAAGTCGTTCGAGCTGTCGCAGTTCAGCGCACAACTAGTGCAGACTGCGAACTTCTTCGGCTACTTCTGCATGGCGATTCCCGCCGCGCTGCTGATGCGCAAGTGGGGCTATAAGGCCGGAATGGTGACCGGGTTGGTCATCTTCGGGGCGGGAATGGTGCTGTTCTGGCCTGCGGCGGTGAGCGGGCAATACTCGCTGTTTTTGATCGCGCTGTTTACGGTGGGCAGCGGTGCCTCGGTGCTTGAGACGGCGGCGAACCCATTCATCGCGCAGTTTGGCGACCCGCACACTTCGGAGCAGCGGCTGAACTTCTCGCAGGCGTTCAACCCTCCGGGGACGATTACGGGAGTGCTGATCGGGACTTACTTTATCTTCTCGGGCGTAGAGCCGAACGCCGTGCAGATTGCAGCGATGAAGCTGGCAGGCACGTATCATGCCTATCTTCATAGCGAGATCATGCGCGTGGTGCCCACGTATCTGACGTTTGGTGTGGTGGTGCTGCTGTGCGCTCTGATTCTTTCGCGTACGAAGTTTCCGGTGATGACGTCGGAGCATGAGGGAGAAGGCGAGAACCACGGCAGCTTTGGAGAACTGCTGCGAGTTCCAGCGATCTGGATTGCTGTGGCAGCGAACTTCTGCAACGTAGGCGCGCAGATCTCTTCGTGGAGCAGCTTGATTCCTTATATGAAGCAGTACACCATAGTGAGCGAGAGGACTGCTGCACTGTATCTGCTGGCGACGTTGATTGCGATGGCGGCGGGCCGTTTTGTTTCGACTCCACTGATGCGCTTTGTGCGGCCTAGCCGAATGCTCGCGCTTTATGGTGTTGTCAACGCTCTGCTGATGCTGGTGGCAGTCAATCGCCCGGGGCTAATGGGGGCGTGGGCAGTTGTAGCCAGCGGATTCTTCATCTCGATCATGTATCCCACGATCTTCGCCCTGGGGTTGAAGGGGCTGGGACGAAACACCAAGATCGGCGGCTCATTGCTGGTGATGGCAATCGTCGGCGGAGCGATCTTTCCGCCGGTGGCTGGGCTGATTGCCCGGCAGACGGGAAGTGTGGCGCTCGGATATCTGGTGCCGATGGCGGGATTCTGTGGGGTGGCTCTCTACGGCTTCTACCAGTCGACGCAGCGAAGCTTGCTGTCGGGACCGGCATACTGA
- a CDS encoding YVTN family beta-propeller repeat protein: MKALVHASVPVVYLCLSGFLYGQSKPSASLLVLSKQEHSLSVVDPSSLRLLAKVPVGNDPHEVIASEDGKTAYVSNYGFGAYNTLTVVDLVTDKRVKTIDLGPLRGPHGLTFEEGKTWFTAEGAKAIGRYDPATGKVDWILGTGQNRTHMIYVSKDGQRIVTTNVNSGTVSIIDQEPVRMPGPPPGVHGPGGMPPPPPGGPGGAARTDWNETVVRVGNGSEGFDVSPDGKEIWVANAQDGTLSVINFQQKKVVDTLAINVHGANRLKFTPDGRRVLVSSGSELVVLDASTRKVIKRIPIGHGSGGVLVDPDGTRAFAACGPDNYVAIIDLKTLAVTGHIEAGGEPDGMAWAVRR; this comes from the coding sequence ATGAAAGCTCTTGTTCACGCTTCTGTTCCCGTCGTCTATCTATGCCTCTCCGGTTTTCTCTATGGGCAGAGCAAACCTTCGGCATCGCTGCTGGTGCTCTCGAAGCAGGAGCACAGCTTGAGTGTCGTCGATCCTTCGAGCTTGCGTCTGCTCGCCAAGGTGCCGGTGGGCAATGATCCTCATGAGGTGATTGCGTCGGAGGATGGCAAGACAGCGTATGTCTCGAACTATGGCTTCGGCGCGTACAACACGCTCACCGTGGTCGATCTGGTAACGGATAAAAGAGTTAAGACGATAGACCTTGGTCCGCTGCGCGGGCCTCATGGACTTACGTTTGAAGAAGGCAAGACGTGGTTTACTGCCGAAGGCGCCAAGGCGATTGGCCGCTACGACCCCGCTACCGGTAAGGTCGATTGGATTCTTGGTACAGGGCAGAACCGCACCCACATGATTTATGTCTCGAAAGACGGGCAACGCATCGTTACGACCAACGTCAATTCGGGGACGGTAAGCATCATCGACCAGGAGCCGGTGCGGATGCCTGGGCCTCCGCCTGGAGTCCACGGACCTGGCGGAATGCCGCCACCACCGCCGGGTGGGCCTGGCGGCGCGGCTCGCACTGATTGGAACGAGACGGTGGTCCGTGTCGGCAATGGCTCCGAGGGCTTTGATGTCTCTCCCGATGGCAAGGAGATCTGGGTTGCCAATGCGCAGGACGGCACGCTCTCTGTCATTAATTTTCAGCAGAAGAAGGTCGTCGATACACTGGCCATCAACGTTCATGGAGCGAACCGGCTGAAGTTCACCCCTGACGGCAGGCGTGTACTGGTGTCGAGTGGGTCGGAGCTTGTCGTTCTGGATGCGAGTACACGCAAAGTGATCAAGCGCATTCCTATCGGTCACGGCTCAGGCGGTGTGCTGGTAGATCCCGATGGTACGCGAGCGTTTGCCGCGTGCGGCCCCGATAACTACGTTGCGATCATCGATCTGAAGACGCTTGCGGTGACGGGTCACATTGAGGCTGGCGGCGAGCCCGACGGTATGGCCTGGGCTGTCAGACGCTGA
- a CDS encoding S53 family peptidase, with protein sequence MPIKKSAANFTTQSRIVLPGSQKPSFIQPAVEKPVPPARQITVSVVVKCKTPLKAANRLGKERLTRVQFRQSHGPDPNALKLVRAFAKEYGLTPVAGTPIPGSCILKLTGTIANMQRAFGTTLVHKTNEAATYRIREGSITLPSELSGKIEAVLGLDNRPQAQPHFRIAHGSSTPLGQGGGFATPQVRAQADISYTPVQVAQLYQFPANASGAGQTIGILELGGGYRAADLTAYFKTLGQPAPNVTAVSVDGAKNSPSTADSADGEVMLDIEVAAAVAPGANIAVYFAPNTDQGFLDGLDTAIHDTTNKPSVISISWGSAEANWTQQAMTALDSACQSAAALGISITVAAGDNGSSDGGTGNNVDFPSSSPHVLACGGTTLTGSGSTISSEVVWNEQASNEGATGGGVSNVFPLPSWQANSNVPAPSNSAGGRGVPDVCGDADPATGYTVRVDGQTMVIGGTSAVAPLWAGLIAVANQQNGKAAGFLQPQIYAAKAKSGFRDITSGNNGSFSAGPGWDACTGLGSPITSTLIPLLAAGTTSGKKPSKPKPTKKKSTKKPKR encoded by the coding sequence ATGCCGATAAAAAAATCCGCAGCCAACTTCACGACGCAGAGCCGCATCGTCCTTCCCGGCAGCCAAAAGCCCAGCTTCATCCAACCCGCCGTCGAAAAACCTGTTCCTCCCGCCAGGCAAATTACCGTCTCGGTCGTGGTGAAGTGCAAGACGCCGCTCAAAGCCGCAAATCGCCTGGGCAAAGAGCGCCTCACCCGCGTCCAGTTTCGCCAGTCCCACGGCCCCGACCCCAACGCCCTCAAGCTCGTCCGCGCCTTCGCCAAAGAGTATGGACTCACCCCCGTCGCCGGTACCCCCATCCCCGGCAGCTGCATCCTCAAACTCACCGGCACTATCGCCAACATGCAGAGAGCCTTCGGCACCACCCTTGTGCACAAGACCAATGAGGCTGCAACCTATCGCATCCGCGAAGGCAGCATCACCCTTCCGTCCGAGCTCTCCGGCAAGATCGAAGCCGTTCTCGGCCTCGATAACCGCCCCCAGGCCCAGCCCCACTTTCGCATCGCCCATGGAAGCAGCACCCCTCTCGGGCAGGGTGGAGGCTTCGCCACGCCCCAAGTCCGGGCCCAGGCCGACATCTCCTACACCCCCGTCCAGGTCGCCCAGCTCTACCAGTTCCCGGCCAACGCCAGCGGCGCAGGCCAGACCATCGGCATCCTCGAGCTAGGCGGAGGCTACCGGGCCGCCGATCTGACCGCCTACTTCAAGACTCTCGGCCAGCCCGCACCCAACGTCACGGCTGTCTCCGTCGACGGAGCCAAGAACAGCCCATCCACCGCCGACAGCGCTGATGGCGAAGTGATGCTCGACATCGAGGTCGCCGCCGCCGTAGCCCCCGGAGCCAACATCGCCGTCTATTTTGCCCCCAACACCGATCAGGGTTTTCTCGACGGCCTCGACACCGCCATCCACGACACCACCAACAAGCCCAGCGTCATCTCCATCAGCTGGGGTTCGGCAGAGGCCAACTGGACACAGCAGGCCATGACCGCACTTGACTCCGCCTGCCAGTCCGCCGCCGCCCTCGGCATCTCCATCACCGTAGCCGCAGGCGACAACGGCTCTTCCGACGGCGGCACTGGCAATAACGTCGACTTCCCTTCCTCCAGCCCTCACGTGCTCGCCTGCGGAGGAACCACCCTCACCGGCAGCGGAAGCACCATTTCCAGCGAGGTCGTCTGGAACGAGCAGGCCAGCAATGAGGGAGCCACCGGCGGAGGCGTCAGCAACGTCTTCCCTCTCCCCTCCTGGCAGGCCAACTCCAATGTGCCCGCGCCGAGCAACAGCGCCGGAGGCCGAGGCGTCCCCGACGTCTGCGGCGACGCCGACCCCGCCACCGGGTACACCGTCCGCGTCGACGGCCAGACAATGGTCATTGGAGGCACCAGCGCCGTGGCTCCGCTGTGGGCAGGTCTCATCGCCGTAGCTAACCAACAGAACGGCAAAGCCGCAGGGTTTCTTCAACCTCAGATCTACGCTGCCAAGGCCAAATCCGGCTTCCGCGACATCACCTCGGGCAATAATGGCAGCTTCAGCGCTGGTCCCGGCTGGGACGCCTGCACCGGTCTCGGCTCCCCCATCACCAGCACCCTCATCCCGCTTCTGGCCGCTGGCACTACCTCCGGCAAGAAGCCCTCTAAGCCAAAGCCGACCAAAAAGAAGTCCACAAAAAAACCGAAGCGATAA
- the ribH gene encoding 6,7-dimethyl-8-ribityllumazine synthase, giving the protein MIKGITVVSAVSSADTFERLNSLLAALGFEPGKSWQDKDGKGHGSEHLAPLGNLEFVTGRSPSVPPLLIEVTQLDQVHAAVERWMLAYYRTEEIEQLLSAPELTKWNSRLFTVRIATGEAEALTLGFWQSENPLHNKPLAIEGDLSAAGMRFAIVTARWNAVITDRLLQGSLDGLYRSGAAKADVEIVRVPGAWEIPSAARTLAESKRFDAIITLGCLLRGETAHYEAIYTEVARGIGQSQQETGVPHAFGVLTCETLEQALDRAGVKAGNKGFEAAIAAIEMVSIQKKLAVKR; this is encoded by the coding sequence ATGATTAAGGGAATTACGGTTGTCAGCGCCGTTTCTTCGGCAGATACGTTCGAGCGGCTTAACAGCCTGCTTGCCGCGCTGGGTTTTGAGCCGGGTAAAAGCTGGCAGGACAAGGACGGCAAGGGACACGGTTCCGAGCATCTCGCGCCTCTGGGGAACCTTGAGTTTGTCACTGGCAGATCGCCTTCGGTCCCGCCGCTGCTGATTGAGGTCACGCAGCTCGATCAGGTTCATGCCGCGGTAGAGAGGTGGATGTTGGCCTACTATCGCACCGAAGAGATTGAGCAGTTGCTCTCGGCGCCGGAGCTTACGAAGTGGAACAGCCGTCTGTTTACGGTCAGGATTGCGACCGGGGAAGCAGAGGCGCTGACGCTGGGCTTTTGGCAGTCAGAGAATCCGCTGCACAATAAGCCGCTTGCCATCGAAGGCGATCTGTCTGCCGCTGGAATGCGGTTTGCCATCGTGACTGCGCGCTGGAATGCGGTCATTACCGACCGGTTGTTGCAGGGATCGCTGGATGGGCTGTATCGAAGCGGTGCGGCTAAGGCCGATGTGGAGATCGTTCGTGTGCCGGGTGCGTGGGAGATTCCGTCGGCTGCGCGCACGCTGGCTGAGTCGAAGCGGTTCGATGCAATCATTACGCTGGGCTGCCTGTTGCGTGGCGAGACCGCACACTATGAGGCCATTTATACCGAGGTGGCGCGGGGCATCGGCCAGTCGCAGCAGGAGACGGGTGTTCCTCATGCCTTTGGTGTGCTGACCTGCGAGACGCTGGAGCAGGCGCTCGACCGGGCAGGCGTGAAGGCTGGAAATAAAGGGTTTGAGGCTGCGATTGCAGCGATTGAGATGGTGTCGATCCAGAAGAAGCTGGCGGTGAAGCGCTAA
- a CDS encoding DUF3863 domain-containing protein produces the protein MGTRALAEGLPRLSPLQGRFLTHVSVVRVNQIEVTPTRSIGEDEHLDNSPGHIRSRREAFARGCPNGKMTWAISWLALKDDRDEYKQARKLLASYHDRYGDEITFIPGGYFAPMYDTRDHIRQTMHDALGIVSDMVGRGYRPECVVAGFMDAENQRLLSTEEGIHVCQGQIWSQHGIDHGDGDGGICYPYYPSREHYLKPAQGPADFIDCVCLDGWTCDFLTARRDGFQGGFNSRMGVGPIETVGNLGKEVGRKEMMDTTAVHFDRGHALNGFGWVTGIWEVSVGHDEDLTYWLQNIHDRWPDTQVITEGAFGLEWRKHTPSNASLNYRFDEKGTGAPGSEKNLEIEWFMNREFRLALLHDWTKNSPAMAIDFTRYDLKAEEPQGLQREWSLMNVLNQKGMRPQDKPKRLGQLSAEDQRMIFERYPELKSRA, from the coding sequence GTGGGCACCCGTGCCCTGGCAGAAGGACTTCCTCGCTTGTCTCCTTTGCAGGGACGGTTTCTGACCCATGTTTCGGTTGTGCGCGTGAACCAGATTGAGGTAACTCCCACTCGCTCGATCGGTGAGGATGAGCATCTCGATAACAGCCCCGGCCATATCCGCTCGCGGCGAGAGGCCTTTGCTCGGGGATGCCCAAACGGGAAGATGACGTGGGCCATCAGTTGGCTGGCTTTAAAAGACGACCGGGATGAGTACAAGCAGGCGCGGAAGCTGTTGGCCTCGTACCACGACCGTTATGGTGACGAGATCACCTTTATTCCCGGCGGCTACTTTGCACCGATGTATGACACGCGCGACCACATCCGACAGACGATGCATGATGCTCTGGGGATCGTCTCCGACATGGTTGGCAGAGGCTATCGCCCGGAGTGTGTGGTGGCGGGCTTTATGGACGCCGAAAATCAGAGGCTGCTGTCTACTGAAGAGGGCATTCATGTGTGCCAGGGACAGATCTGGAGCCAACACGGCATCGATCACGGCGACGGCGATGGAGGCATCTGCTACCCCTATTATCCCAGCCGCGAACACTATCTAAAGCCCGCGCAGGGGCCCGCCGACTTTATCGACTGCGTCTGCCTCGATGGGTGGACCTGCGATTTCCTGACCGCGCGAAGAGATGGCTTTCAGGGAGGCTTCAATAGTCGGATGGGAGTAGGACCGATTGAGACAGTGGGCAATCTGGGCAAGGAAGTAGGCCGCAAAGAGATGATGGATACCACCGCCGTGCACTTCGATCGCGGCCACGCACTGAACGGCTTTGGTTGGGTAACGGGCATCTGGGAGGTATCGGTGGGCCACGACGAGGACCTGACCTACTGGCTGCAAAACATACACGACAGATGGCCGGATACGCAGGTCATCACCGAAGGCGCGTTTGGGTTGGAGTGGCGCAAGCATACGCCCAGCAATGCGTCGCTCAACTACCGGTTTGACGAGAAAGGGACCGGCGCGCCGGGTTCGGAGAAGAACCTCGAGATCGAGTGGTTCATGAACCGCGAGTTTCGGCTGGCGCTCTTGCACGACTGGACGAAGAACAGCCCCGCCATGGCGATCGACTTTACGCGGTATGACCTGAAGGCTGAAGAGCCGCAAGGGCTGCAACGGGAGTGGAGCCTGATGAATGTGCTCAACCAGAAAGGCATGCGGCCGCAGGATAAGCCGAAGCGACTGGGGCAACTGAGCGCCGAAGACCAGCGCATGATCTTTGAGCGGTATCCCGAGCTGAAAAGCCGAGCTTGA
- a CDS encoding amidohydrolase family protein: MAEKVDAHHHLWRYTPKEYGWIDDEMTALRRDFLPQDLVREIAAAGIDSTVAVQARQTMEETRWLLQMADECEAIRGVVGWAPIAGEDFPGVMEEFEFRPKLKGLRHVIQGEKDENYILREDFNSGIRTLLGSGLVYDILIYERQLPQTIDFVDEHPEQVFVLDHMAKPLIREGLLEPWATRMRELGKRENVWCKVSGLVTEADWKAWTPESLRPYLDVVVEAFGPHRLMAGSDWPVCLVGCEYGRWFEVLQSYFADFSESEREAVFGATATAVYGLE, translated from the coding sequence GTGGCAGAAAAGGTTGATGCGCATCACCATCTTTGGCGATATACGCCAAAGGAATATGGGTGGATCGATGACGAGATGACGGCGCTGCGCAGAGATTTTCTGCCGCAGGATTTAGTGCGCGAGATTGCGGCGGCGGGAATCGACAGCACGGTGGCGGTGCAGGCGCGGCAGACGATGGAGGAGACTCGCTGGCTGTTGCAGATGGCTGACGAGTGTGAGGCGATTCGCGGTGTGGTGGGATGGGCTCCGATTGCCGGGGAGGATTTTCCCGGGGTGATGGAGGAGTTCGAGTTCAGGCCGAAGCTGAAGGGGCTACGGCATGTGATTCAGGGAGAGAAGGACGAGAACTACATTCTGCGTGAGGACTTCAACTCCGGCATTCGTACGTTGCTGGGTAGCGGGCTGGTGTACGACATCCTGATCTACGAGCGGCAGCTTCCGCAGACGATTGACTTTGTGGACGAACACCCGGAGCAGGTGTTTGTGCTGGACCATATGGCCAAGCCGCTGATTCGCGAGGGGCTGCTGGAGCCCTGGGCAACACGGATGCGTGAGCTGGGCAAGCGAGAGAACGTTTGGTGCAAGGTGTCGGGTTTGGTGACGGAGGCGGACTGGAAGGCATGGACGCCGGAGTCGCTGCGGCCTTATCTGGATGTGGTGGTGGAAGCGTTTGGACCGCACCGGTTGATGGCCGGTTCGGACTGGCCAGTTTGTCTGGTGGGATGTGAGTACGGGCGCTGGTTCGAGGTGCTGCAGAGTTACTTCGCCGACTTTAGCGAGTCCGAACGGGAGGCCGTATTTGGCGCAACCGCGACGGCGGTGTATGGGTTGGAGTAG
- a CDS encoding zinc-binding alcohol dehydrogenase family protein, with amino-acid sequence MKAFRMEGPEAASVAEVPEVAAPVGEALLRVKMVGMCGTDLNTFRGRNAMVTFPRIPGHEVAAEVVEGGGAFAAGTLVTISPYTSCGKCASCRRGRANACQFNETMGVQRDGAMTEYISVPVEKLYAAKLSIQELCLVEPLTVGFHAAARGRVNAEDTVAVFGCGGVGLGAIASAAFRGAETIAIDMDDAKLEIARKAGAKHLIHSKNEDLHERLSAITGGHGPDVMIEAIGLPQTFRAAVEEVAFTGRVVYIGYAKEPVAYETRLFVQKELDVMGSRNALPEDFREVIRMLEAGRFPVEDAVSAVVPLTEAGRMLGEWSAAPAKFTKIMVEI; translated from the coding sequence ATGAAGGCGTTTCGGATGGAAGGGCCTGAGGCTGCGTCTGTGGCCGAGGTCCCGGAGGTTGCAGCACCGGTTGGTGAAGCTTTGCTGCGGGTGAAGATGGTGGGAATGTGCGGGACGGATCTGAACACGTTTCGCGGCCGTAACGCGATGGTGACGTTTCCGCGTATACCGGGACATGAAGTTGCGGCTGAGGTTGTTGAAGGCGGTGGTGCTTTTGCGGCGGGGACTCTGGTGACCATTTCGCCTTATACGAGCTGCGGAAAGTGCGCTTCGTGCAGGCGTGGAAGGGCGAACGCCTGTCAGTTCAACGAGACGATGGGTGTGCAGCGCGATGGAGCGATGACGGAGTACATCAGCGTTCCGGTAGAGAAGCTGTATGCGGCAAAGCTGTCGATTCAAGAGCTGTGCCTGGTTGAACCGTTGACGGTTGGATTTCATGCAGCGGCGCGTGGACGGGTGAATGCGGAGGACACAGTTGCAGTGTTTGGATGTGGTGGTGTCGGGTTGGGCGCGATTGCTTCGGCGGCGTTTCGTGGGGCGGAGACGATCGCGATCGATATGGACGACGCCAAGCTGGAGATTGCGCGCAAGGCCGGTGCGAAGCACCTGATCCACTCGAAGAACGAAGACTTGCACGAGCGGTTGAGCGCCATTACGGGTGGGCATGGGCCGGATGTGATGATCGAGGCGATTGGTCTGCCGCAGACCTTTCGTGCGGCGGTGGAAGAGGTCGCGTTCACTGGTCGCGTGGTCTACATCGGCTATGCGAAGGAGCCGGTGGCGTATGAGACGCGACTGTTCGTGCAGAAAGAACTCGATGTTATGGGTAGCAGGAATGCGCTGCCGGAGGACTTTCGCGAAGTGATCCGCATGCTCGAGGCTGGACGATTCCCAGTGGAGGATGCGGTGAGCGCAGTGGTTCCTCTCACTGAGGCAGGGCGGATGCTGGGAGAGTGGAGTGCGGCTCCCGCGAAGTTTACGAAGATTATGGTGGAGATTTAA
- the nusB gene encoding transcription antitermination factor NusB — MGTRRKSRELTMQMLFQGDLGKQSPEEVRKLFWPSRDDVDAETRGFAEDLYRIATSRQTEIDALIEAHAQNWRIERMPVVDRSLLRTAVAEMLGFPNTPAAIVINESLEVGRRYAAPESIHFLNGVLDAIARDLMKKRLA, encoded by the coding sequence ATGGGAACTCGCCGTAAATCGCGTGAATTGACGATGCAGATGCTGTTTCAGGGCGATCTAGGCAAACAGAGCCCCGAGGAGGTGCGTAAGCTCTTCTGGCCCTCGCGGGACGATGTGGACGCGGAGACCCGTGGTTTTGCCGAAGATCTGTACCGCATCGCAACTTCGCGGCAGACTGAGATCGATGCCTTGATTGAAGCCCACGCGCAGAACTGGCGGATCGAGCGCATGCCGGTGGTGGATCGCAGCCTGCTTCGCACGGCTGTGGCTGAGATGCTGGGATTTCCTAATACACCGGCGGCGATCGTCATTAACGAGTCGCTGGAGGTAGGGCGGCGCTATGCTGCACCGGAGTCGATCCACTTTCTCAATGGCGTGCTCGATGCGATTGCACGCGACTTGATGAAGAAGCGACTGGCTTAG
- a CDS encoding enoyl-CoA hydratase/isomerase family protein: protein MNYETLLCEVHEQIATVTLNRPKVLNALNTKVFDELEAVFTALASDSSVRVILLTGAGEKAFAAGADINELAATDAISGEAKARRGQGVFRLIETCGKPVIACINGFALGGGCELAMACTIRLASETARLGQPEVKLGLVPGYGGTQRLPRLVGRSSALRLMLTGEMIGAAEALRIGLVDEVLPPEQLMDRAKELAGAIAAMAPLAVAGCLEAVERGNGLGIDDAMKVEAAIFGRLCGTADKSEGTAAFLEKRSPKWAGR from the coding sequence GTGAACTACGAGACGCTGCTGTGCGAGGTCCACGAGCAGATCGCGACTGTAACCCTGAACCGGCCCAAGGTTCTGAATGCATTGAACACCAAGGTCTTCGACGAGTTGGAAGCAGTCTTTACGGCCCTCGCCAGCGATTCTTCCGTTCGCGTGATCCTATTGACCGGTGCCGGGGAAAAGGCATTCGCAGCAGGTGCCGACATCAATGAGCTTGCAGCAACCGATGCAATATCCGGCGAAGCCAAGGCGCGCCGAGGGCAAGGCGTATTTCGGCTGATCGAGACCTGCGGCAAGCCGGTGATCGCCTGCATCAACGGCTTCGCACTTGGTGGCGGATGCGAGTTGGCGATGGCCTGCACCATCCGTCTCGCCAGCGAAACAGCCCGTCTGGGACAGCCGGAGGTAAAGCTCGGCCTGGTGCCGGGATACGGTGGCACTCAACGCCTGCCGCGGCTTGTCGGGCGGTCGTCGGCCCTTCGCCTGATGCTGACAGGAGAGATGATTGGAGCGGCCGAGGCACTCCGGATCGGACTGGTAGACGAGGTCTTGCCACCCGAACAATTAATGGATCGAGCAAAGGAGCTGGCCGGCGCAATCGCGGCAATGGCTCCGCTGGCCGTGGCCGGATGCCTGGAGGCCGTCGAGCGAGGGAACGGGCTGGGGATCGACGACGCCATGAAGGTGGAGGCGGCAATATTCGGGCGGCTCTGCGGAACAGCCGATAAGTCCGAAGGAACAGCCGCGTTTCTGGAGAAGCGGTCTCCAAAATGGGCAGGACGGTAA